Proteins co-encoded in one Granulicella cerasi genomic window:
- a CDS encoding TonB-dependent receptor, which produces MSYFFRDWRRGTATLALMFAAGIGSAVAQFDAASVIGTTRDASGAAVPHSRVVLTNVTTGVTRELTSDDSGRFNFPSVPIGQYRLTSDAAGFSHTETPTFALTVSAHQLYDLKMGAAGSQTTVEVEAAPTLLETETSSRGQIIATKQVENMPLNGRSYADLTLLSPGVRKSLLNTGASSTSSREGSFNVNGQRSAFNNFMLDGLDNNNYGTSNQGFANENIAPSPDAVSEFRVDTDNYSAEYGRNPGAVINVSLRSGGNKFHGRVWDYNRNTDFNAIGPFLPTGGNPKFIRNQFGATFGGPIWKNHTFFFMDYEGVRQIFNNTQTVSSLPTVNQRAGLFYLNDDNSSAANAIPLKNPITGTTYLGQIPLADMTPFARAVIAALPANTSAGLTNNFSYSPRGTINDDKGDVRIDHTFNQKLSVFGVYSQHSGYYFDPPGIPGRAGGNSNGNTYIQNKNVAAGVTYAVTPTQLFDARFGWSQNVGKKTPIGFGDTSLLTENGITDGLPVASTRDLNTQAITGFTQLGAQNSNPQFQNPIIFNPKVNYTWVHGRNTLKAGYEFQAVHTQVNDFNPSYGSDTYGGMFSANGNPAAITGTATTAQTTMLQQAQNLADFYFGNRNQYSITNYAVVNLRQRYTFMYLQDDVKLLPNLTVNAGLRYEIVTPQWEADNKLANFDPSTNTLVQAHGTSINDRAQVNVNYNNFAPRFGFSYQATPNMTVRGGYGMVYTQWNRAGGENNLTYNGPNVVNASITQTPSQGLCVNDTQLQSGCFRQTQQGYSNVLTSAANFNPLIATSRYIPKNNPTGYVQQYFLGTQQQVGKWLFDLSYVGNKGTHLQTLADYNQAVSCAATTGCASYTARRPITTFGQIEIAENIGTSNYNAVQFRIERRTNMGLYLLNSFTYGRTFDLSSGHLETGAGDTSRVDYYRPSASYGPSAYDQPLNDTFSVVYDLPYGRGRKFGANSGRLMDAVLGGWQVNLINTMTSGQTLNITYSLSTSSGLYTSSFINYRPDRVLGQNPIAAKSARRKTSSSTLSGALNVNAFALPTTYGVGNLSRNAFRSDAYYNADLGLHKQFPLWNETSKFDFRAEAFNVLNKVNYGAPSTTFGVGSSSFGAITSAFPARQLQLAAKVIF; this is translated from the coding sequence ATGTCTTACTTCTTCCGAGACTGGCGTCGCGGTACAGCGACTCTGGCTTTGATGTTTGCTGCTGGTATTGGCTCGGCTGTTGCGCAATTTGATGCTGCCTCTGTCATCGGTACGACCCGCGATGCCTCCGGCGCCGCTGTTCCTCACAGCCGCGTTGTCCTCACCAACGTCACCACCGGCGTAACGCGTGAGCTCACCAGCGATGATTCCGGTCGCTTCAACTTTCCGAGCGTGCCGATCGGTCAGTACCGCCTGACCAGCGATGCCGCGGGCTTCAGCCACACCGAGACCCCGACCTTTGCGTTGACCGTCAGCGCTCACCAGCTTTATGACCTCAAGATGGGCGCTGCCGGTTCGCAGACGACCGTTGAGGTAGAAGCTGCACCGACGCTCCTTGAAACGGAAACCAGCTCGCGTGGCCAGATCATCGCCACCAAGCAGGTGGAGAACATGCCGCTCAACGGCCGTTCCTACGCTGACCTCACGCTGCTCTCGCCGGGCGTGCGCAAGTCGCTGCTGAACACCGGAGCCAGCTCCACCTCGAGCCGCGAAGGTTCGTTCAACGTCAACGGTCAGCGTTCGGCATTCAACAACTTCATGCTCGACGGTTTGGACAACAACAACTACGGCACCTCGAACCAGGGTTTCGCGAACGAGAACATTGCTCCTTCGCCGGATGCTGTAAGCGAGTTCCGCGTGGACACCGACAACTACTCGGCAGAGTATGGTCGCAACCCCGGTGCGGTGATCAACGTATCGCTGCGCAGCGGTGGCAACAAGTTCCACGGCCGCGTCTGGGACTACAACCGCAACACGGACTTCAACGCCATCGGGCCTTTCTTGCCCACAGGCGGCAACCCGAAGTTCATCCGTAATCAGTTCGGCGCAACCTTCGGTGGCCCGATCTGGAAGAACCACACCTTCTTCTTCATGGACTACGAAGGCGTGCGCCAGATCTTCAACAACACGCAGACGGTCTCTTCGCTGCCGACGGTGAATCAGCGCGCAGGTCTCTTCTACCTGAACGATGACAACTCGAGCGCCGCGAATGCGATCCCGTTGAAGAACCCGATCACGGGTACGACCTACCTGGGTCAGATTCCTCTTGCGGACATGACGCCGTTTGCACGTGCGGTCATCGCCGCGCTTCCGGCGAACACTTCGGCAGGCCTGACGAACAACTTCTCCTACTCGCCGCGCGGAACGATCAACGACGACAAGGGTGATGTCCGCATCGACCACACCTTCAACCAGAAGCTCTCGGTCTTTGGTGTGTACAGCCAGCACTCGGGCTATTACTTTGACCCTCCAGGCATCCCTGGCCGTGCAGGCGGCAACTCGAACGGCAACACCTATATCCAGAACAAGAATGTAGCTGCCGGCGTGACCTATGCTGTAACCCCGACGCAGCTCTTCGACGCTCGTTTCGGCTGGTCGCAGAACGTAGGTAAGAAGACTCCGATCGGCTTCGGCGACACATCGCTGCTGACGGAGAACGGCATCACCGATGGTCTGCCCGTCGCTTCGACGCGCGACCTCAACACGCAGGCGATCACCGGCTTCACGCAGCTCGGTGCGCAGAACTCCAACCCGCAGTTCCAGAACCCCATCATCTTCAACCCGAAGGTCAACTACACCTGGGTGCATGGTCGCAACACGCTGAAGGCTGGCTACGAGTTCCAGGCTGTCCACACGCAGGTGAACGACTTCAACCCCAGCTACGGTTCGGACACCTACGGCGGCATGTTCTCGGCCAACGGCAATCCGGCAGCGATCACGGGCACGGCCACCACGGCGCAGACCACGATGCTGCAGCAGGCGCAGAACCTTGCTGACTTCTACTTCGGCAATCGCAACCAGTACTCCATCACGAACTATGCGGTGGTGAACCTTCGTCAGCGCTACACCTTCATGTACCTGCAGGACGATGTGAAGCTGCTGCCGAACCTGACGGTGAACGCCGGTCTGCGTTACGAGATCGTCACGCCGCAGTGGGAAGCCGACAACAAGCTGGCGAACTTTGATCCTTCGACGAACACGCTGGTGCAGGCACACGGTACGAGCATCAATGACCGTGCGCAGGTCAACGTGAACTACAACAACTTCGCGCCGCGCTTCGGCTTCAGCTATCAGGCAACGCCGAACATGACCGTGCGTGGTGGTTACGGCATGGTCTACACGCAGTGGAACCGCGCAGGTGGCGAGAATAACCTCACCTACAACGGACCGAACGTGGTGAACGCCAGCATCACGCAGACGCCTTCGCAGGGTCTCTGCGTCAACGACACGCAGTTGCAGTCGGGCTGCTTCCGTCAGACGCAGCAGGGTTACTCGAACGTGCTGACCTCGGCGGCGAACTTCAACCCGCTCATCGCCACCTCGCGCTACATCCCGAAGAACAACCCCACCGGCTATGTGCAGCAGTACTTCCTGGGCACGCAGCAGCAGGTCGGCAAGTGGCTCTTCGATCTCAGCTACGTGGGCAACAAGGGCACGCATCTGCAGACGCTCGCTGACTACAACCAGGCCGTGAGCTGCGCTGCGACCACCGGTTGCGCGTCGTACACTGCCCGCCGTCCGATCACGACCTTCGGTCAGATCGAAATCGCTGAGAACATCGGCACCTCCAACTACAACGCAGTGCAGTTCCGCATCGAGCGCCGAACGAACATGGGTCTCTATCTGCTGAACTCCTTCACCTACGGCCGCACCTTCGATCTCTCCTCCGGGCATCTCGAAACCGGCGCCGGCGATACGTCGCGTGTGGACTACTACCGACCGAGCGCTTCCTATGGCCCGTCGGCGTACGATCAGCCGCTGAACGACACCTTCTCGGTGGTCTACGATCTGCCCTACGGTCGCGGACGCAAGTTCGGCGCGAACTCGGGTCGCCTGATGGACGCAGTTCTCGGTGGATGGCAGGTGAACCTCATCAACACGATGACCAGCGGCCAGACGCTGAACATCACCTACTCGCTCTCGACCTCCTCGGGGCTCTACACCTCAAGCTTCATCAACTATCGTCCGGACCGCGTGCTGGGGCAGAACCCCATCGCTGCGAAGTCCGCACGTCGCAAGACGAGCAGCTCCACGCTCTCTGGCGCTTTGAACGTGAATGCTTTCGCGCTGCCTACGACCTACGGCGTGGGTAACTTGAGCCGCAACGCGTTCCGCTCGGACGCTTACTACAACGCTGACCTTGGCCTGCACAAGCAGTTCCCGCTCTGGAACGAGACGTCGAAGTTCGACTTCCGCGCCGAAGCGTTCAACGTCCTCAACAAGGTGAACTATGGTGCGCCGTCGACGACCTTCGGCGTCGGCAGCTCGAGCTTCGGCGCGATCACCTCAGCTTTCCCGGCACGTCAGCTTCAGCTTGCGGCGAAGGTCATCTTCTAA
- a CDS encoding peroxiredoxin codes for MSLRINDVAPDFTAETTQGTIHFHEWIGDGWAVLFSHPKDFTPVCTTELGAMAGLQHEFEARGAKVIGLSVDPVDSHHGWEKDIEEVSGHKVKYPIIGDPELKIAKLYNMLAADEGDSCEGRTPADNAPVRTVFVIGPDKKIKLNLTYPMTTGRNFHEILRTLDSIQLTTKHKVATPANWQQGDDVIITGAVSNEEAAVKFPGFKTVKPYLRTTAQPK; via the coding sequence ATGTCACTCCGCATCAACGACGTAGCTCCCGACTTCACCGCAGAGACCACGCAGGGCACCATCCACTTCCACGAGTGGATCGGCGACGGCTGGGCTGTTCTGTTCTCGCACCCGAAGGACTTCACCCCGGTTTGCACCACGGAGCTGGGCGCCATGGCTGGCCTGCAGCATGAGTTTGAGGCGCGCGGCGCCAAGGTGATCGGCCTGTCGGTCGATCCGGTCGACTCGCACCACGGCTGGGAGAAGGACATCGAAGAGGTCTCCGGCCACAAGGTAAAGTACCCGATCATCGGCGACCCGGAACTGAAGATCGCGAAGCTCTACAACATGCTCGCGGCTGATGAAGGCGATAGCTGCGAAGGCCGCACGCCTGCGGACAACGCTCCTGTGCGTACCGTGTTCGTGATCGGACCGGACAAGAAGATCAAGCTGAACCTGACCTACCCGATGACGACGGGCCGCAACTTCCACGAGATTCTGCGCACGCTCGATTCGATCCAGCTGACCACCAAGCACAAGGTGGCAACGCCGGCGAACTGGCAGCAGGGCGATGACGTGATCATCACCGGCGCTGTGTCGAACGAAGAAGCGGCTGTGAAGTTCCCGGGCTTCAAGACGGTGAAGCCGTACCTGCGCACAACCGCGCAGCCTAAGTAA
- a CDS encoding PhzF family phenazine biosynthesis protein translates to MSTPRTLEYTVLDVFAEAPLAGNPLAVFHDARGLSTEEMQSLARETNLSETTFVLPSDDESQGVRVRIFTTEEELPFAGHPTLGTATWLHLNHPTLRGAEEIKLHLNVGTIPVRFTQREGAGYFGTMRQNDPVFGARFDAAEVASVIGVPEAAIDARYAPQSVSTGNAFCVVLLRDTEAFTNLAIDQRASAVWLRERGIRWFYVLLATEDPLRFRARMQFNGTEDPATGSAAGPAISWLVAQGIVPPDVEVVFEQGVEMLRPSRLYVQASKCEQGVHEVKVSGRTIPVAMGRYFLP, encoded by the coding sequence ATGAGCACTCCTCGCACGCTGGAATACACCGTTCTCGACGTCTTCGCCGAAGCCCCGCTCGCGGGCAACCCCCTCGCCGTCTTTCACGATGCGCGCGGACTTTCGACCGAGGAGATGCAGTCGCTCGCGCGCGAGACGAACCTTTCCGAGACGACCTTCGTCCTGCCTTCCGACGACGAGTCGCAGGGTGTGCGCGTGCGTATCTTCACCACGGAAGAAGAGCTCCCCTTCGCCGGGCACCCTACGCTCGGCACCGCGACCTGGCTTCATCTCAACCACCCAACGCTGCGAGGCGCGGAAGAGATCAAGCTGCACCTGAACGTCGGAACGATCCCCGTGCGCTTCACACAGCGCGAAGGCGCAGGCTACTTCGGCACCATGCGCCAGAACGATCCTGTCTTCGGCGCGCGGTTTGACGCCGCCGAGGTCGCTAGCGTGATCGGAGTCCCCGAAGCCGCCATCGACGCACGCTATGCGCCGCAGAGCGTCTCCACCGGCAACGCATTCTGCGTCGTCCTGCTCCGCGACACCGAGGCGTTTACGAACCTCGCGATCGACCAACGAGCCTCTGCGGTCTGGCTGCGCGAGCGCGGCATCCGCTGGTTCTACGTTCTTCTGGCGACCGAGGATCCTCTCCGCTTCCGCGCCCGGATGCAGTTCAACGGAACCGAAGACCCCGCCACCGGTTCGGCTGCTGGCCCAGCAATCTCCTGGCTCGTGGCCCAGGGCATCGTGCCACCGGATGTCGAAGTGGTCTTCGAGCAGGGTGTCGAAATGCTCCGACCCTCCCGACTTTATGTGCAGGCTTCGAAATGTGAACAAGGCGTTCACGAGGTCAAAGTTTCGGGGCGCACCATTCCCGTTGCAATGGGACGCTATTTCCTGCCCTGA